A genome region from Nocardiopsis exhalans includes the following:
- a CDS encoding acylphosphatase, with translation MGREGERVRLMAWVRGRVQGVGFRWWTRARALEEGLKGAATNLDDGRVEVVAEGSREGCERLLGHLRSGKTPGKVDSVVEHWGPPRGSFDGFVER, from the coding sequence GTGGGGCGAGAGGGAGAGCGGGTCCGGCTGATGGCGTGGGTGCGCGGCCGGGTCCAGGGAGTGGGTTTTCGCTGGTGGACGCGGGCTCGCGCGCTTGAGGAAGGGCTGAAGGGTGCCGCGACCAACCTCGACGACGGTCGGGTGGAGGTCGTCGCGGAGGGCTCCCGCGAGGGATGTGAGCGACTCCTGGGGCACCTGAGAAGCGGCAAAACGCCCGGAAAGGTCGATTCCGTGGTCGAACACTGGGGTCCACCGCGGGGTTCCTTCGACGGTTTCGTCGAACGGTGA